TGCAAGAAGGAGACCGCGTGCAATTTAGATGGCTGCAGAGCACGACACCATCACCTACTCCATGGCGCTTCACGGATCAGCGGACGCGGTACAGGAAGCACAGTAAGCCATCACTGCATCTCGAATAGCGGAAATCTTCGCCCCACCATCTTACTTGCGGTCTTACCGGTTCTTGTGTTCGACGGATTAAAATGGGTAAAAACATACGCTTTATTAGACAGCGCAAGTGAGTCATCTTTAATTCAGACGGAGATGGCCAGAAAATTGGGACTCGAGGAACGTACCAACAACATCAAACTTAAATCAATCCATGGAACCGAATCAGACATCTCGACAACCACTACCAGCTTCACGATCGCTTCAAGTGATCATTCGGTGGCCTACACAATTAAGAACGCGCTTACAATACCCGAGTTTCACCTcacaaaacgaaaaatcaaTTGGCCGTTGGAAATCCATCGTTGAAGCAATTTGTCCACATTGCCACTAGAAGAAATTGACACGTCGCTGGTCACCATCCTGCTCGGATATGATATCCTCGATGTACACCTAACGCTAGAAGTCAGGCGGCCGTCTAAGAGTGCACCAGGTCCCACAGCCATACGAACCTCCTTAGGCTGGACGGTAGTTAGTCGGTTCCAGTTAAATCAACCAACATTTCAAGAGAATGCAGCTTCAAGTCATTGCACGTTAACCCGATTGCATGAAGACCCATTGACAGCACTGGTAGAGAATTTCTCGTCAACCGAGTCGTTCGGCACAACCCCAGATGTAAGGAAATTAGTTTCTCCAGACGACCATGCTGCATTAGCATCCTATGCTCGGACGATTCGCCTGCTGGATACCGGAAGGTATGAGATAGGCCTTCCGTGGCGAATACCCCGCCAAACCCTTCCTGACAATTCCCATcagatattgaaaaatttcttcgCTTTGGAAAGACGACTACTACAACAACCGGAATTGGCAAAGCGTTATTCAAAGGCCATTAATGAATACGCTGAATTAGGATACGCTAGACAAGTTTCATCGGatgaattaaaaattgaagattTGGGAAGTAGGTGGTATGTTCCGCATCATGCAGTGACTCACCCTCACAAACCCAATAAATTGAGAGTAGTGTTCAACCTATCGGCAAAACATCGTGGTATCTCATTGAATGCAGTATTGTTGAAGCTTCCCGACTTCTATCCCAATCTGGTAGGAGTGCTACTCCGCTTCAGAAGTAAGAAAATCGCTGTTTCAGCCGACATCGCCAAAATGTTCCTGCAAGTCCGTTTGAGGGAGGAAGATCAGCCGTACCTTAGCTACTGGTGGAGACCACCTGGCGATGTTCGCCCACCACAAACCTTTCAAATGATTGTGCAAACGTTCAGTGGCGTCTCCTCGCCAAGTTCATGTCTTTACGCTGTGCGTAAGACGCTTGAGGACAACCCAGAATTTGAGGATCTCCGTAGCAAGATATTACGCCACATGTTTGTCGACAACTACCTTGATTCATTTGACAGTGAAGACACCGCCATTCAGGACTGCCTACGATTAAAGGAACTGCTGAGTAGGGGAGGATTTCAGTTGAACCAATGGACTTCATCCTCTAGAAGAGTCTTAGCCGCTATCCCACCCGAAGAAAGAGACAAGCCAGAACTAGATCTGGATTTAGACGAACTGCCCGTAGAGCGGATGTTGGGAAATTGGTATGACAGTCAAACAGATGCCTTTACTTTCAAGTTCAAACCTCAACCAGAAGTCCGGTCCATGCGTCAGTTGTTATCGGCAGTCGCCAGTGTGTTCGACCCCATCGGTTTTATAACTCCGGTGGTATTAGTTGGCAAGCTTCTGTTCCAGTGAGCCTGGAAGAGCAAAAAAGGTTGGGACGAGGAACTGCCAAACGACATTTTAGAAGATTGGAACCGTTGGAGCAGCTCTCTTGTATACCTCAATCAACTTGCCGTTCCACGTCAAATAGGGGGAGATGGCAGAGGAGTGAAGAGacaaattcacattttttgtGACGCCTCGGAAGCTGCCTTTGGAGTAGTAGCATACCCTCGCATCGATCAACAGAGCCGGGTACAGATTAATCTGGTGTTATTTAAAGCAAGAGTGGCTCCCATTAAACCTTTGACGATACCGAAGCTCGAATGGCAAGCTGCCGTGCTAGGCTATCGGTTATCCAGAACCATAGTAGAAGAGCTGGAGATAACTACCGACTCAATATTCTTCTGGAGCGATTCACAAACTGTTTTACAGTGGATAAAATCTTCCCATTTTAGATTCGAGCGGTTTGTCGCCAACAGGATTGGAGAAATCTTAGAGACCTCAAACCCCAACCAATGGAACCATATCCCAGGCGTTCTAAACCCAGCGGACGAAGTGAGCCGAGGAATAAATGGAGACGAACTTATAATCAATCATCGGTTTTTCAAAGGCCCTGCATTCTTGAGAGAAAATCCAGAAAAGTGGCTTATTCCGACTGAAACTTTGACACTAGCACTATCAACATCAACAGAAGCAAAGAAGGAAAGTAACGACCAAGTCCCGGCAAGTCCAGCGGAGATTATCATCAAGAGATATTCCGACTTAGACAAGATCAGAAGGATGATAGCAAGACTAACGCAGTTCCAGCGATTTTGGAAAGCAAAAAGGGCCCGCAAACCGAAGCCTCCACTTTGGCTACGAAACGTCGACTTGCAACAAGCACTACACGAATGCATAAGAACAGTCCAGCGAAGGGAGTTTAAAGGAGATATTCAAAGGCTTATCGCTGGTATGCAAGTACGTTCATCTTCTCacctgaaaaaattaaaaccgTTCTTAGACAATAGCGGGATCATGCGTGTAGGAGGTAGATTGGAGCACGCCTTGCTGCCCTACGAAGCCAAACATCCAGCCATACTGCCGTTAGATCATCAACTCACAAGACTAATTGTCGAAGATCTGCATGTAAAATTTGGGCACGCGAAGACAGAAAGATTGTACTACGAGATGCAAACATGCTATTGGATTTTGAAGGGCAGAAGAGCAGCCAAACGCGCGGTAAGGAACTGCATGCACTGCAAAAGGCAATCCAGCACACCCGTCCACCCCATTATGGAACAACTGCCCCAGGAACGGTTAGCATCATGTGTACATCCATTTTGTAATGTTGGCATTGATTTTTTTGGACCTTATTTCGTGAATATCGGTCGACGCAGTGAGAAAAGATAAGGTTGCTTATTCACTTGTTTGGTAACGCGTGCAGTGCATTTGGAATTAACGGACAAGATGGACATGGGCTCATTTTTGCTGGCATTCAGGCGATTCATCGGCAGAAGAGGAACGCCGAATACTGTGTTCAGTGACAATGGAACAAACCTGACATCTGGCCAAAGGGAGCTCCAAGAAGCGAAAAAACGGATCAACAGCATGGAGCTAATAGACTGGCTCGCTAGAAGAGACATCCGCTGGAGATTTTCCCCTCCTGCAGCACCACACCATGGAGGAGCGTGGGAGCGCCTAATAAAGGCATTTAAATCTTCCCTGAACGCGGTGTTAAACGAGAAAAAGGTGAGAGAAGAAATCTTAAGGATAGTTTTCGTGGAAATAGAAGCGTTATTAAACGCCAGACCGCTCACACACCTCAGTGTCAACCCACAGGATCTCAGCCCCCTTACACCAAACCACTTTCTCCTTCTACGCCCACATCCCCACGTCCCACCAGATATAGTGGAAGGGAACAGTACGTTATCCAGGAGAAGTTGGATCGCGGCCCAACAAATTGTCACTCAATATTGGCGGCGTTGGCTAAAGGAATATGCAGCCAACCTCATCGAGAGCAAGAAATGGATGAAGATGGAAAGAAACATACAATTGAGAGACGTCGTATTGGTCATCGATCACAGTACGCCAAGGGGAGAATGGCCAGTCGGGAGAGTAGTGAAAACTACGCCGGGCAAGGACGGATTTGTCAGGGCCGCCACCGTACGAGTGGTGATCAGGGATTCAAACCCTCAAACCAAACCAAGATATCGGGAATACACGCGGCCGGTCGTTAAATTAGGCCTGTTGTTGACTGACAACGACGACAAGAGTTTTGAAGGCACAACAAATTCTTCAGTAGCAGCATCCAAATAGCAGCTCCCAGAATACTAACAATTATTATTacatcataatttttttttcctttttttccattttttgttgtttgtttgtttgcttgtttGGCTTTGTTGTGCTTCAAAACTGGGGAGGTGTGTGACGTAAAgtttagaagaaaacaattgaagGGAGAAGGGCGAGAGCGACAGACAAGATGGCAAGAAGAGGCTGCCAGGAGAAAAGGGGGCCTAAGGCAGAAGGcagtagttttttttctttttgtgggGAAAATCGTAAAGgtagacctttttttttgtctgctGAAAGATAGTCGCGTGGTTAAGGAGGCATTGCACTTATGTAAGTAAGAACAAACTACATCTTAATTATTTGTTGTAATGTTAATGCTCTGTGGACAACTGAATCTTCTTAACCTGTTGAATGGCGGCTCATGTTAAAGAATAAAAGCTGAATGACCCCACATAAATTCTTGATTCACTGGTAAAGGCATGAGTACGTCacaccattgatgtaatttcTAATAGCAGGTTTGGCAGTGTAATACATCCCTTGTGGGGTGAAGTattacaaagaattaaatgttgtttggaATCGGAATTTAAGAGAACTCGGAGGCaaattacccacaatgataaACGTGTATTTCACatgactaaggccataagaattacacgggaaaggacatacaatatgacaaggaAGGGAATAACGAGCAAAACCAAAATGACAAACAGAATAagggcaatttggaagcttatcgatgtagcgcgagcgttacgggagcgcacgttggtaaaacgatacgaagcGGCTTGTGGTAGCGAGAGCGGGACGCGGGGGAAACAGACAATTCAAAAGGGAGAAAAGCACGAGACAAAGTTTAAGAGTAAGGAAAGAGACAAGTGCACGAATAAACTCACAGAATTAACACTCAacaattcgactactaaacgtttcagaactgtgagaagactctagcaaattcaagaattgcaCTGATagagtttccgcgtctaaacATTGTGaaagttgccgaacgactctgtttgtcggaaatgtgggtttatcacgaaacctcgcatttcgggagtggtcacagaAGCTGATTgcctgtcgcaactcggcacgagcaaccaatcaagagatgttttattaattgattgattatGACGTGTAAAgaaccaatcaactgattgtttatttattgtgctATATGCGCATCtgttgcaggtgttcatcgaggtcagctaaaagcgtcgatgacttcatctccagattgacaaacaacgtttccaggaagtaaacaggaaatatGTTGCAATTGTAGACGTTAACATAAGAGAAAAGGCGGATATCAtaagtgaaaaaaaagggagtaacataagataataaaatgtgggcatatttttaggccttcgttacaacAGCACCAATAAAATTCagctattttttctttactgcTTCAACTTTTTTTCCCGTACAATCAGGGTGTTCTTGTTGAACAGCCTTTGTTATTTCAACCCaaacttggttttttttatcttggtaaTTTTATGGGAAAATTTTCCATACAACGTTTCCTATcaaaatgaattaaaacaCAACAATGGAACAGTAGAAAATTAGAACATAGCAGAGTAATTTACTACCTTGTGAATAATAAATTGGTCAAAAGAGTATCCATTTCCTTTGGTAACCAAACTTCTCTTTGTTTAGTTGTTTTCAGTCTGCGAGTCATTTTGTCTCGttaaatatttgattcttgTTCCACAGAAGTCACTATAACTTATTCACACGTGTATCAAGTCAATCAACAACAAGTGTAAAATGTTCGAttgccggagaaataggacccagacaaatagga
This genomic stretch from Daphnia magna isolate NIES linkage group LG10, ASM2063170v1.1, whole genome shotgun sequence harbors:
- the LOC123477107 gene encoding uncharacterized protein LOC123477107, producing MQEGDRVQFRWLQSTTPSPTPWRFTDQRTRYRKHNSASESSLIQTEMARKLGLEERTNNIKLKSIHGTESDISTTTTSFTIASSDHSVAYTIKNALTIPDNLSTLPLEEIDTSLVTILLGYDILDVHLTLEVRRPSKSAPGPTAIRTSLGWTVVSRFQLNQPTFQENAASSHCTLTRLHEDPLTALVENFSSTESFGTTPDVRKLVSPDDHAALASYARTIRLLDTGRYEIGLPWRIPRQTLPDNSHQILKNFFALERRLLQQPELAKRYSKAINEYAELGYARQVSSDELKIEDLGSRWYVPHHAVTHPHKPNKLRVVFNLSAKHRGISLNAVLLKLPDFYPNLVGVLLRFRSKKIAVSADIAKMFLQVRLREEDQPYLSYWWRPPGDVRPPQTFQMIVQTFSGVSSPSSCLYAVRKTLEDNPEFEDLRSKILRHMFVDNYLDSFDSEDTAIQDCLRLKELLSRGGFQLNQWTSSSRRVLAAIPPEERDKPELDLDLDELPVERMLGNWYDSQTDAFTFKFKPQPEVRSMRQLLSAVASVFDPIGFITPVVLVGKLLFQ